From Chryseobacterium salivictor, a single genomic window includes:
- a CDS encoding SusC/RagA family TonB-linked outer membrane protein yields MKKILSTIGLVSGCLVFSAIHSQVQAQTRTVTGTVTDGEKPLSGVVVTQDGTNALTTTTATGAFSLLITGEHPVLIFRHPEYSEQKINTDGKSTFIISLTEKVKSIEEVVLNAGYYKVKARESTGSIAKVTAKEIENQPVTNVLSALQGRMAGVSITQNSGTPGGGFDVQIRGRNSLRNLFNSAIDGSQPLYVVDGIALGNTLTSTFSQTVLPLLNISPLNSLNPNDVESIEILKDADATAIYGSRGANGVILITTKKGKNAALTVAVNNQYGISHITRYMKLMNSAQYVNMRLQAYKNASVSSLPASAYDVNGTWDQTRITDFQKELIGNWAENSNTQLSISGGTAQHSFRVSAAHNDQSTVFPGDFHYKTNTFDTNYSFLSLNKKFQLNLSNLFSQLSNNVVNTDFASRALVMSPNAPALYDAAGNVNWENNTFTNPVAALNGTYHNQIYQLNEGLTMNYQFLDNFSFKLNGGFNYQNLEEINIKPHTLYNPSFGLTSEDSSSSKSTNSIFTYLAEPQVSYGNTFGQHELNILAGFSFQQTTTKRSAMTGVGYSSNALIENLAAANFKIISPDIQNQYKFASLLTRINYSFAKKFILNLTGRRDGSSRFGLNNRFANFGAVGAAWLFSEESFLKDMKWLSFGKIRSSYGITGSDFIGDYQYQNNYSIAEDAYNTNAGLYPTSLYNPDFSWERTKKLEAALELGLFKNAVAISAAFYRNQSSGQLVGIPLPATTGFSSIQANLDAVVENKGWEFEGSSTPVNTGNWRWQTAFNISFPENKLISFPNLEGSTYANKYVVGMPTSIVKLYQYEGIDSTGKYRFTDYNGDGKISTPEDAKAIRNIGVKYYGGWQNEVRYKNVSFSFLAQFVKQTNWNFFRTMTTPGNMNNQPVELLNVWSAENPSGIIMPYSPGTQTQVNTLTANFRNSTAAVGDASFVRLKNIQFNYRINTSFTWMKEATLYVQGQNLLTVTDYFGLDPEFVTTGFIPPLKTYAFGIQLKF; encoded by the coding sequence ATGAAAAAAATCCTATCAACCATAGGACTTGTTTCCGGTTGTCTGGTCTTTTCTGCGATTCACTCGCAGGTTCAGGCACAAACCCGGACCGTCACGGGAACGGTCACCGACGGTGAAAAGCCCCTGAGTGGGGTAGTGGTCACCCAGGACGGCACCAATGCGCTCACTACCACCACCGCCACGGGAGCTTTCTCGCTCCTCATTACCGGCGAACATCCTGTCCTTATTTTCCGCCATCCTGAATACAGTGAACAAAAAATAAACACTGACGGGAAATCTACTTTCATCATTTCACTCACGGAAAAAGTAAAGTCGATTGAAGAAGTGGTGCTGAACGCTGGATACTACAAGGTAAAAGCCAGAGAAAGTACGGGGAGCATTGCGAAGGTCACCGCCAAGGAGATTGAAAATCAACCCGTAACCAATGTTCTGTCGGCACTTCAAGGGAGAATGGCCGGCGTAAGCATTACGCAGAACAGCGGCACGCCGGGCGGAGGTTTTGATGTACAGATCCGGGGAAGGAACAGTCTGAGAAATTTATTCAACAGCGCAATTGACGGCAGTCAGCCCCTGTATGTTGTCGATGGAATTGCACTGGGAAATACGCTGACGTCTACATTTTCACAGACGGTTCTGCCTCTACTGAATATAAGTCCGCTCAATTCATTGAATCCGAATGATGTAGAAAGTATCGAGATTCTTAAAGATGCAGATGCTACTGCAATTTACGGGAGCCGCGGAGCCAACGGAGTGATATTGATTACGACAAAAAAAGGAAAAAATGCAGCACTTACGGTAGCGGTCAACAACCAATATGGAATCAGCCATATCACGCGCTACATGAAGTTGATGAACAGTGCGCAATATGTCAACATGCGGTTGCAGGCTTACAAAAATGCTTCCGTCTCCAGTCTGCCAGCAAGTGCTTATGACGTGAACGGCACCTGGGATCAAACCCGAATTACGGATTTTCAGAAAGAACTGATCGGTAACTGGGCGGAAAACAGCAATACGCAGCTCTCGATTTCAGGCGGGACTGCGCAGCATTCGTTCAGAGTAAGTGCAGCCCACAATGATCAGTCCACCGTATTTCCGGGAGATTTTCATTACAAGACCAATACGTTTGATACCAATTATAGCTTTTTATCACTGAATAAAAAGTTTCAGCTTAACCTCTCCAATTTATTTTCACAGCTCTCCAATAATGTGGTAAATACGGATTTTGCAAGCCGGGCGCTTGTGATGAGTCCAAATGCTCCGGCACTGTATGATGCCGCCGGAAATGTGAACTGGGAAAACAACACGTTTACGAATCCTGTTGCCGCTTTGAATGGGACCTATCACAATCAGATCTATCAACTGAATGAAGGACTCACGATGAATTATCAATTTCTGGACAATTTTAGTTTTAAACTCAACGGCGGGTTCAATTATCAAAATCTGGAAGAGATTAATATTAAACCGCACACGCTGTACAATCCATCTTTTGGATTGACGTCAGAAGACTCCTCCTCGTCAAAAAGCACCAATTCCATCTTTACCTATCTGGCAGAACCGCAGGTTTCCTATGGTAACACTTTCGGTCAGCACGAACTCAATATTTTAGCGGGATTTTCGTTTCAGCAAACCACAACAAAAAGGTCTGCAATGACGGGAGTTGGCTATTCCAGTAATGCCTTGATCGAAAATCTGGCCGCTGCCAATTTTAAGATCATTTCGCCGGACATTCAAAACCAATACAAGTTCGCTTCCTTACTGACGCGTATTAATTACAGTTTTGCCAAAAAGTTTATCTTAAATCTGACAGGTCGCCGCGATGGCTCAAGCCGCTTCGGATTGAATAATAGGTTTGCGAACTTCGGTGCGGTGGGAGCTGCATGGTTGTTTTCTGAAGAATCTTTCCTCAAAGATATGAAGTGGTTGAGCTTCGGGAAAATACGAAGCAGTTACGGAATCACGGGGAGTGATTTCATCGGTGATTATCAATACCAGAATAATTACAGTATTGCGGAGGATGCCTATAACACCAATGCTGGCTTATATCCAACGTCGCTTTACAATCCGGATTTCAGCTGGGAGAGAACAAAAAAACTGGAAGCAGCGCTGGAATTGGGACTTTTCAAAAATGCTGTTGCCATTTCGGCTGCATTTTACCGCAACCAGTCATCGGGGCAACTGGTAGGAATTCCATTGCCTGCTACCACGGGTTTCTCTTCCATTCAGGCTAATCTGGATGCAGTGGTCGAAAATAAAGGGTGGGAATTTGAGGGATCATCGACTCCTGTAAATACCGGGAACTGGAGGTGGCAAACCGCCTTCAACATTAGTTTCCCGGAAAACAAGCTGATTTCTTTTCCAAATCTTGAGGGGTCCACCTATGCCAATAAATACGTGGTCGGAATGCCGACTTCAATTGTAAAACTGTATCAGTATGAAGGAATTGACAGCACGGGGAAATACCGTTTTACGGATTATAACGGGGACGGTAAAATATCCACGCCCGAAGATGCAAAAGCAATCAGAAATATTGGCGTGAAGTATTACGGCGGATGGCAGAATGAAGTGCGCTATAAGAATGTCAGTTTCTCCTTCTTAGCCCAATTCGTGAAGCAGACCAACTGGAATTTCTTCAGGACCATGACGACCCCAGGAAATATGAATAATCAACCGGTAGAGCTTCTTAATGTCTGGTCTGCGGAAAATCCGTCCGGAATCA